CGTCGCATTACTCAACCCTGCCCTTTGGCCTACCCTTTGGATGGTATTTTTGGGGCCTAACCATCGCCGTACTCCTCACGGTTAGCCCGGCTGCCGCCAAAACGGTCAACGTCGAAATGACCGCCGTGGAAACAGAAGTGGTCGTTGACGGTAAGGGAACGAAATACAAAGCCTGGACCTTTAACGGACAATTTCCCGGCCCTGTCGTTCGAGTCACCGAGGGCGATACCGTACACTTCACACTCAAAAACTTGCCGACGAATAGCCGTCCGCATTCCATGGACTTTCACTCCGCAGAGACTAACTTTCTCGAAAATTATTCAGAAATCAATCCGGGTGAGACCAAGAAATTTACTTGGGTCGCCAAACGGCCAGGGATTTTTGCCTATCATTGCGGAGCTTTTCCGATGATTCAACACGTGGCCCGAGGCATGTTCGGAGCCGTGATCGTCGACCCCAAAGACCCTTCGGTAATGCCGAAAGCCGATAGAGAGTACGTCTTAATCCAATCCGAACTCTACAACGACCCGGATGATGTGCAGGGCATGTTCGCGGAAAAATACGATCACGTCGTCTTTAATGGCGGAATCTTCAAGTATGATCCTGTCCATGCTACGCAAGGCGGAGATTTTTTGCAGGCCAAACCCGGAGAGCGCGTACGGTTCTACTTCGTCAACATCGGGCCAAACCGATTTTCCGCCCTTCATCCCATCGCCGAAATTTGGGACGACGTTTGGCCCACCGGAACTCCGGCGAACCGCATGCAAAGCATTCAAACCCAAGTGGTGGGTCCAGCCGATGGCGCGATCATGGATTTGGTCGTTGAGACGGAAAACATCATTCCGATCGTAACGCACTCTCTCACTGACGCGCTTCGAGGAGCGATTGCTCTCCTGGAAGTCAAGAAAGATGCCGAAGATTTGCCACTCATGCCCTACGTGGCTCCTTCCGACAGCGCACCTTCTTCAAAATAGACACAAACTATCGAAGTCTGCAGAATCACTCCTTCCGAGCAGATATGCACTCCCGGAATGTCGGCAACGCCGTCTTCCGGGAGTCTCTTTCCGGCAATTTCGGCTTCCACTGCTTATGCCAGTAACTGTCTGGCATCGTCCCTGAGTATCGCTGTAATTGGATTCTCTACCATTCGTTCTTCTGTCTTCGTTTGCCAAGCTGTTGCCTCGTGACGTCTCCCTTCCTGGCCAAGTAGTGGATGTTGGACAACATCCAGTTCAACCCGAGATTCCGCGTCCGTTCAACTCACTCCTGACACTACTTTCAAATATAACTCGCGCGCCGGACGGGAAAATATCAAAAGATCAGGGCGCAAAATGAGCGAGAGGTGAAAATCTGTGATATTCGTGACAAGGACGAAAAGCAGGCCTTGATAGACCGACAACTAAGACAACGGCAGGATTTGCAGGATCAAGTCCAGCCCATCCTTCGAAAACATCAAAACATCATCGTTCAACTTAAAAAAGATGTTGCAAAATACATGGAAATGGGTGTTTTGGACCACGAAGCTTTACAGGAAAATGAAAGTCAACTGGATAAGAAAAAAGAACCTAACAGGGATCAGGGGAATGTCCCAGAGATGTAAATGTGAAAATTAACATCGATTAAACGTGGAACTTGTGAGGTCACCCTCTTATTGAACAACGGATATGCTTTAAGTTGTCGCATAAAGATTTCTTGTACCCTCTAGTAATGCAATGGCTAAACCTTTATCAGTATCTGTATATTTTAATTGTCTAAGTAAATAGCTATATGCAGATGCCGCTCTTTCCCGTCTTCCCGCTTCAACTGATCTGGTCCATTCTCGTACAAATTTGATCACCTGAGGGATGGGACAATCCTTGATATATTCCTCTAGATCAAACCATTTCCTTGCTTGTTCTATACTTGGCCAATTACTAATGCTTGCAGCGTCAGGATGAAAGAAAAGACTAAACTCAAGCGTTACTGGATCTATCGTTGCAGGCCCTTCTTTAATATCACCATAGTCTATAAGAGTAGCTGTACTTTGTTCGCGATTAACAAGAATGTTCTTGCCATTCAAATCACCATGAATATAACACCATTTGGCTTGAAGAGGCTGATCCTCAAACCCTGTTGCCCAATCTAAATCATATTCTTTAATAAGAGCTTCCGCACACTCATTGTTTAATAAAAGGCATCGAACATCTTTTATTGTTTTACTTTCTTCCGTGGAAGCTTCCAGCCATTTATCCGTCAAATCACGTATGTTCTTTGATAAATTCGTTTCTATGGTGTCTCCTGTGGCCACTCCAAAGAAATCAGTATCGTGGCCCACAGCTAAGCCATAGAATACGGCCGCAGTATCTTTAGCACCAAAAACTGTTGTTTCAATTCGCCTGGGAGTGATCTCAGGTCTAAGACGACTAATATAAGCAGCATAATTCTCATCTTCGGTACTGATTGTTGTGTGATCTGCAATTTTAGCGACCACATTATGTATTACATTACCGGAGTTGTTATATACACAGATTCTATATACTCTTGCCCCAGATAATCCTCCTGAAATTATTGAAATATCACAACGTGTTCCATTATTGCGCCGTGCAAAAATTCTTATAAGTCTATCGTCTTGAAGTGGAATAGCTATGCCATCGGAAGTTTTATTTACTTCTACCTGATGAAGATTCCTAATAGCTTGGACGATATCTTTGATTTTACTTTCATAATCATCTAGCCTTCTTTTTAGAGCATGGCCTACTGTTGATCTTTTTTGGCCTTCTCCCCATATATCTGTCTTTTCCGAAGATTCCAAAAAGTCTGATACTAGGTCGTCAGTACTCGACGCCGTCAAAATTAATATAGGCAACCCGGGAGCGACATCGTTACAGTAATGCAAAATCTCGTTGCCGTATTCGATTTTTTTCTCTGAAGATCCACTAAACGCTGGAATAGTAAGGTCTAAGCTTAGTAGATCATAAAAATTCTTATCCTCTAATAGCTGGCGCGCTTCATCACGATTGGTAACAACTGTTATTTGAGCATTAGCATCTAACTCTTGGATAATCCTTAAGATATACTCAGAAATATCGTCATCGTCTTCTACGACAAGTATATGGGGTGAATGACTCATACCTGAAGTCTCCACCTTAACTCTAACTTAGCGCCTCCATCCTTTGCAGTTGCAAGAGAGGTACGCCCATCTAGATTTTCTAAGGCATGCTTAACAATAGCTAACCCAAAACCACCATGTTTTTTTTTGGAACTGTTACCTACTTCAAAAAAAGAACTTTTTCCATCACATATTCCTGGTCCGTTGTCTAATATACTTACGGAGTACTCAACGTCTGTTTTGCTCCAAGAAACAATAACCCTTTTTTCATCTGTATTTTCTTGTACCGCCTCAACAGCATTTCTAATACCATTTGATATAGCCATATGAAGCAAGTTGATGTCACCTTTAATTATAAAAGGTTTTTGTCCACTCAATGAGACGTCAGTTCCCTCTTTGCATTCTTGTTGAGATATTTCCTTGATAAGCTCAGCTAGATCAAGCTCATCAGCTTTAGGAGTTGCAATAGATCTTCTTAGATCTGAAAAACCAGACAAAACCATATCTAAACTTTCCAGATATCTCTTGGTTTCACTATTTTCAAAATCAGAAATTTCTTGTTGCGCAGAAACCCTTATTAGGCCGACCTTAGGTTCAATTTCATGTAATATAATTCCCGCCCATTTATCTGCTTCTTGTTTCGTAGCAACAATTCCTTCATCTTCATCTATTTGATTTTCGTCTGTACTTTTTGGATCTTCTGGAGTATTTGACCTAGAGTTTCTCTTAATTGCTAACTCTAAGGCTGCCCTTACGTGTGAAACCCGCTCTTTTTGGAGGAAACTTTTTAGTTTTGGAAGTAGATCAGGAAGGCTTGTTCGAGAAAAATGTCTAGCTCCACGGAGCCTTTGATGAGGAGAAGATGATTCTAAAAGCTTAATGGCGTCAGAACTTTCCATCACATAAGCTCTAGCAATCTATAAAACTCAGCCCTACGTTTAAATGCTTCTGCACCTCCTTCCATAACTGTAGAGATTGCTTCAACCACGTCTACATCTTCCAAAGAGCCACTTACTGCCTCATACCCTCTATTACCATCAGATTCCATCTGAATAACTAAATCAGCATCGCCCAAAACAGGGATGTTGGCATTGTGAGTCGTCAATATCATTTGGCCTTTATCTGCTCGCCGCAAAATTGCCTTTATAAGAGTGCTAGTTATGAAAGCGTTATCAATATGGTCTTCAGGCTGATCAATGACTATTATTCTTTCAGTGTGTTCTAAGATGAGAGGCAATACAACAGTACAACGTTGACCGGTTGATAAATCTATAAAATCTTTGTAGTCCCCCCCATCTAGTAAAGAAAAGGATACTGTATCCTCAACTTCTACCGTGGTAATTTCTCCTAAGTCGGCTTCATTCAAGGCAGCAATTATTTTGGCAGCTCTGTCTGAATTTATTCCTGCTATGTCGGACAAGCCATCCACGTTGAAATCATCAACAAGTTCTAAAAGTTCTCTGGGACTTATGTTGTTGGCTATTTTAGGAACCAGAGTTTTATATTGAAGACCACTACCTTTCAACGCATCAGTCAATGCTGCACTATAATTTCCTACTTGCCCCGATTGAAAAACTTCGATTTTTATCTGAGGCCCTAAAGTTTTATTGAGACTTTTTTCAATTTTTGAACGCTCTTCGAATTGTTGAACACGAAATTTCTCCAAAAGATCTAGCTGCACATCTCTTTTTGAAATAAGATCGGCAAGAGCCTTTTTTTCTTTTTTCAAAACAGCTTCTAGCGCTCCTAGTTGTGCCAAGCGCTCTCTAAGCTTTTGACCCTCTCGAACAATAGCTCCTGCACCTTTTTGCAACTCCTCTATCGACTGACGCAACGTACGTGCTTTCTCGTCTAACTTTTTTCTTTCACTTTCAGACTTCTCAAGCAGTTCTTCTATCTCTGAATCTATTTCTTCGAATCCTGCAAAAGCTTGTTGAAGTTTCCTATCTATAGGTCCTAGTTTTTTTACTATGCTCTCAAACTTACCTTGCACAACTTCATCGTCCGAAATCTCGTAATTAGGTATACTTGAAATAGCTTTCTCAACAAGCCCCTCGACTTCCTCTAAATCCTCCTGGAAGCGACTAATGGTATCTGCCTCAACAGTGAGCGTTGCTAGTTTCTTAGAAAGCTTTTCGAGTTCATTTGCCTTTTTCTTAGCATCTGTAGATATACCGGAAACTTTTTTCTCTTTGGGGGCTAACTCTTTTAGCTTTTCTTGAAGTTCTGGAATTTGTGTTAGTTGAGTATCTAGTTCGTCAATGCCCTCTTTCAGGCTGTCGATATCCGAAGTTAAAGACCGGATAACCGCTATAGCTCGATCTTCTGAATTTTTTAATTTTTCCTTGTCCCGAGTAAACCCATCAATAATTTTTAAACGACCACCAGTTTGCAGTCCTACTGTTTCCACTTCAGACTGGGAAAATATTAATGGCTTTGTATAACGAGCGCTTGCATCTGGCTTGCTATGTTCAGCTGTTCTGGATACAGAAATAATATGCTCATCGTCTCTTAAGGTGACCGTTATTTGGCCACTTCCTAATACAGACAAGGCATGATCATAAGAACGTCTTTTTGTTTCTTCTGAATAATTCTTAGCTGAAAGGCAGAAACGAATTAACTCAAGCAAAGAACTCTTTCCCGTCCCCCTCGCTCCAATTATGACATTTAGGCCAGGAGAAAAAGTTATGTCTAAGCCATCCAAAAACCCTTCTTCTATTTGCACGCGCTCAATATACAATTTTTTCACCTGCCAAATTCTTAGGAAACATAAATATTTTCTGTCTTGCCATACATCAAATTCGTACGAGAAAGAACACCTACTTCAGTATTTTTATAGGGAGGTTTACCGATAAACACTAGCATATTATCTTCAGGTTATGTAGTACGCCTGAATGCCAAAGGTCTATCAGCAGAACTCTACAGCTAGAGGGATGCAACGGGAGAGCGCAGCGTCTCCCTTGCCAAGTATTTGCGCACATCTTGCGGTAAACCTTACCGATCAGGTCTTAACGCAAATGTCATACAGTTGGCGTCCTGAAAATGAGCCAACATGAACCGCAGCCGAACTCCCTTCAAGTATCATTGCCTTGTAATTCAGGTGTTAGTGGAATAGCAAAACGAACACAGAAGTTCCTAATGCGAGGTCAAGGATTCTTCAACGGCCTTGCGGATATATTTCTGGTAGGAAATGCCTTCCTGTTCCGCTTTCTGCCGAACTGCAGCCAGCAATTGCTCTGAAAACCGAAGATTGACCTGCTTGTCTTTCGGGAGCATCTCAAAATTGACCGCGGTGAAATTCTTCAGATTGGTGTAATCCGTCAAATCCTGGTCTAGGAACTTTTCAGCGTCTTTATCGCTCTTTAATTTTGGCACTTTCTTCTTCATATCGTTTCGCCTCTTTCTCATGCATATAACGGGCACTAATGGGTCGGATTAGCCTCTCTCCATTCACATCTCGCAGGGTAAACACCACAAACATCGGTTTGTGCTTTTTCGAGTGTCCAATCGCCAGAAAACGCTCCTCTTCATCGGAGTGTTTGGGATCGGGGGTAACATAGACTTCTGTTTGCTGAAAGAAATGCTCAATCTCCTTCTGGGACAGGCCATATTTTTGGCATTTTTCCCGATTTCCCTTATCCCAATCAAAACCGTTTACTTGGATATTCATCATAGCATGAATTTATACATTCGTATATACAAATGACAATCCTTTCATTCTTCCATTTTTGACTCCGCAAATTAGGAACAAATCATGTCCATTTGTTTCGTATTCACCACAGCCCTGTAGACCGTTTGTAGTTACGAAAATACCTGGGCAATTAACCCTAGGAACAGAAAGCTGTTTTACGAGTAAAAATCAAAAACTTCGGCAGGATGCTCTAGAGCTTTGATGAACGATTTGGAACCGCCCAAACCGCACTCCCGTTCAGGGCCTTAAGCAATTTCAGAGAGCGATGAGTGTGAAATGGTGGACGCCAATAGAGAAACTTTGGCTGGAGCGAATTGCTGGGCTCGTCCATTGCTCAACTGATGCTCTTCGCGTAATAACCGACTTCATGCGCTAAAAGACCAGCGAATCAGCAACAGGGTATTCCGGACTTTGGAAGAATGGAACCTTATTCTTCAGAGTGCTTCAAGTAATCTTGCTGTATCTGGCCAAATAATGCCCCTCCTATTTTTTCTGCGTGTCATCTTCCAGCCAGAAGCGGACATTTCATCTTCTGCAGCCAATATGAGGAAACAGGCTCATTCTCGAATCAACCAAGTGCCACACTAGGTGAGAAAAATGTATTTTAAAAATGGACAATGCCCTCCTTTTTTCATTGTTTTTGGAATTAGCCCCGAGAGTAGCTTGATAATCGGTTGTTTTATCTCTCTTGACTTTCAAGAAATTTTAAAGGGTGCAGTTCTCATATTTCCTTCTTATGCACTTGTCATTCGAATGCAATGTCAAAAGTCTTAGGCAGATTGCCTTAGGATGTTATTTAGTTACAATTTTTGATAATCGCATGTTCCGTAAAAATGTAAACATTCAACCACGAATGATGATTTCGATATTAGTTTGACTTAGTTACCAAGTGAGAAACTGTATGCGACAAACGCTTGCAATTGTCTTGGCATTCCTGTGCCTTTTAAAAATGGGATGTGCTGTGGAGAAACTCACCATGGAGCAACGAGAATGGCTGAAACTATCTTCCATCACCTTTTCCCACCAAGAACCGCACATCTTCGAAGTG
The genomic region above belongs to Nitrospirales bacterium and contains:
- a CDS encoding multicopper oxidase domain-containing protein: MNEASHYSTLPFGLPFGWYFWGLTIAVLLTVSPAAAKTVNVEMTAVETEVVVDGKGTKYKAWTFNGQFPGPVVRVTEGDTVHFTLKNLPTNSRPHSMDFHSAETNFLENYSEINPGETKKFTWVAKRPGIFAYHCGAFPMIQHVARGMFGAVIVDPKDPSVMPKADREYVLIQSELYNDPDDVQGMFAEKYDHVVFNGGIFKYDPVHATQGGDFLQAKPGERVRFYFVNIGPNRFSALHPIAEIWDDVWPTGTPANRMQSIQTQVVGPADGAIMDLVVETENIIPIVTHSLTDALRGAIALLEVKKDAEDLPLMPYVAPSDSAPSSK
- a CDS encoding response regulator, yielding MSHSPHILVVEDDDDISEYILRIIQELDANAQITVVTNRDEARQLLEDKNFYDLLSLDLTIPAFSGSSEKKIEYGNEILHYCNDVAPGLPILILTASSTDDLVSDFLESSEKTDIWGEGQKRSTVGHALKRRLDDYESKIKDIVQAIRNLHQVEVNKTSDGIAIPLQDDRLIRIFARRNNGTRCDISIISGGLSGARVYRICVYNNSGNVIHNVVAKIADHTTISTEDENYAAYISRLRPEITPRRIETTVFGAKDTAAVFYGLAVGHDTDFFGVATGDTIETNLSKNIRDLTDKWLEASTEESKTIKDVRCLLLNNECAEALIKEYDLDWATGFEDQPLQAKWCYIHGDLNGKNILVNREQSTATLIDYGDIKEGPATIDPVTLEFSLFFHPDAASISNWPSIEQARKWFDLEEYIKDCPIPQVIKFVREWTRSVEAGRRERAASAYSYLLRQLKYTDTDKGLAIALLEGTRNLYATT
- a CDS encoding ATP-binding protein; translation: MESSDAIKLLESSSPHQRLRGARHFSRTSLPDLLPKLKSFLQKERVSHVRAALELAIKRNSRSNTPEDPKSTDENQIDEDEGIVATKQEADKWAGIILHEIEPKVGLIRVSAQQEISDFENSETKRYLESLDMVLSGFSDLRRSIATPKADELDLAELIKEISQQECKEGTDVSLSGQKPFIIKGDINLLHMAISNGIRNAVEAVQENTDEKRVIVSWSKTDVEYSVSILDNGPGICDGKSSFFEVGNSSKKKHGGFGLAIVKHALENLDGRTSLATAKDGGAKLELRWRLQV
- a CDS encoding AAA family ATPase — its product is MKKLYIERVQIEEGFLDGLDITFSPGLNVIIGARGTGKSSLLELIRFCLSAKNYSEETKRRSYDHALSVLGSGQITVTLRDDEHIISVSRTAEHSKPDASARYTKPLIFSQSEVETVGLQTGGRLKIIDGFTRDKEKLKNSEDRAIAVIRSLTSDIDSLKEGIDELDTQLTQIPELQEKLKELAPKEKKVSGISTDAKKKANELEKLSKKLATLTVEADTISRFQEDLEEVEGLVEKAISSIPNYEISDDEVVQGKFESIVKKLGPIDRKLQQAFAGFEEIDSEIEELLEKSESERKKLDEKARTLRQSIEELQKGAGAIVREGQKLRERLAQLGALEAVLKKEKKALADLISKRDVQLDLLEKFRVQQFEERSKIEKSLNKTLGPQIKIEVFQSGQVGNYSAALTDALKGSGLQYKTLVPKIANNISPRELLELVDDFNVDGLSDIAGINSDRAAKIIAALNEADLGEITTVEVEDTVSFSLLDGGDYKDFIDLSTGQRCTVVLPLILEHTERIIVIDQPEDHIDNAFITSTLIKAILRRADKGQMILTTHNANIPVLGDADLVIQMESDGNRGYEAVSGSLEDVDVVEAISTVMEGGAEAFKRRAEFYRLLELM
- a CDS encoding BrnT family toxin, whose amino-acid sequence is MMNIQVNGFDWDKGNREKCQKYGLSQKEIEHFFQQTEVYVTPDPKHSDEEERFLAIGHSKKHKPMFVVFTLRDVNGERLIRPISARYMHEKEAKRYEEESAKIKER